From a single Georhizobium profundi genomic region:
- a CDS encoding GNAT family N-acetyltransferase, with product MIREARIEDRLAVVAMLKRFHAAADLPFHFSPAHAERQFLAYQAAPDRLCLVTEGDDRPVGVLMAHAVEHPFSGIRMAGELCWWIDPAHRGHSARSMVAAYERWAVEQGCAIISLAGLGSDPKPTALYQRLGYQPAELHFSKTL from the coding sequence ATGATCCGAGAAGCAAGGATTGAGGATCGGCTGGCGGTCGTTGCCATGCTGAAGCGGTTTCACGCGGCCGCCGATCTGCCGTTCCATTTCAGTCCGGCTCACGCTGAGCGACAGTTCCTGGCCTATCAGGCGGCGCCGGATCGGCTCTGCCTGGTAACCGAGGGTGATGATCGTCCTGTCGGCGTTCTGATGGCGCACGCTGTCGAGCACCCATTCTCTGGCATCCGCATGGCAGGCGAGCTCTGCTGGTGGATCGATCCTGCCCATCGCGGCCACTCGGCGCGATCGATGGTCGCCGCCTATGAACGATGGGCGGTGGAGCAGGGGTGCGCGATCATTTCGCTTGCAGGGCTGGGGTCTGACCCTAAGCCGACCGCACTGTATCAGAGGCTCGGCTACCAGCCGGCCGAACTGCATTTCTCGAAGACGCTTTAG
- a CDS encoding tail tape measure protein has product MPRPDITAHIDANARGFHDALRRVRSDSDKTGQAAARSFANIAAKIRTGAAGIAGAAGLPVALSAASLGAAAVGVRQVALSIALVGDEARRAGVDVRSFQELKYVAEQNRIGVDSLTDGIKELNLRADEFITTGKGSAAEAFQRLGYDAEELRTKLQRPNELFIEIIGRLEQLDRSAQIRLADEIFGGTGGERFVQLIEQGEDGIRATVDEAHRLGLVMSEELIDRADELDRKFGALATTVSTGLKVAIIEAASALGRFIDEFRAFEDRTTENLRSRLNFAERNLAEAEERRTRLPGFLGRPLDLQIEKSRGEVDQITEELRKRAEADLRLGLARQRSQLENPVVPAAPVSNSGGGGSSRNASSMERERDAVRKLIADLQEELTLVHATEEAKRAAASSRQAGAAATDEERRQVVALNEQIYRETEALEAVEAARKDFADGMDQLSTDAVDALGNVIAGTEDAADAFKKLAIEIVKSALTGKGAYSDLFAALGKGNGGGGGVGGLLSAIFGGAPAFKANTTYGSFIGAPGFANGTDSAPGGLAWVGERGKELVNLPRGSQVIPNHDLSGLDGSSISAPVSISIDARGADREGLARVQGQLARLESELPARITRQVQQMPRDRIKGY; this is encoded by the coding sequence ATGCCTCGTCCCGATATCACGGCTCACATTGATGCCAATGCCCGCGGGTTCCACGATGCACTGCGGCGCGTGCGATCCGATTCCGACAAGACCGGGCAGGCCGCTGCGCGATCCTTCGCCAACATTGCAGCCAAGATCCGGACCGGGGCAGCGGGCATCGCTGGTGCGGCTGGTCTTCCTGTGGCCCTCAGCGCGGCATCGCTTGGAGCCGCCGCGGTTGGTGTTCGTCAGGTTGCGCTGAGCATCGCGCTCGTCGGCGATGAAGCACGCCGTGCAGGTGTCGACGTGCGTTCCTTCCAGGAACTTAAATATGTTGCCGAGCAAAACCGGATCGGCGTCGACAGCCTGACGGACGGCATCAAGGAACTGAACCTTCGTGCCGATGAATTCATCACGACCGGCAAAGGATCGGCCGCGGAAGCCTTCCAGCGTCTCGGCTATGACGCCGAGGAACTAAGAACAAAGCTTCAACGACCGAATGAGTTGTTCATCGAGATCATTGGTCGTTTGGAACAGCTTGACCGATCTGCCCAGATCCGGCTTGCCGATGAAATTTTCGGGGGGACGGGCGGCGAACGCTTCGTTCAGCTGATCGAGCAAGGTGAAGACGGCATCCGCGCGACGGTTGACGAAGCCCATCGGCTCGGACTGGTGATGAGCGAGGAGCTGATCGACCGGGCTGACGAACTCGATCGGAAGTTTGGGGCGCTTGCCACCACTGTCAGCACGGGATTGAAGGTCGCCATTATCGAAGCGGCGAGCGCACTTGGAAGGTTTATCGACGAGTTTCGCGCCTTTGAAGACAGGACGACCGAGAACCTGCGCTCGCGTTTGAACTTCGCGGAACGCAATCTTGCCGAAGCGGAGGAACGGCGTACCAGACTGCCGGGCTTCCTCGGCCGACCGCTTGATCTGCAGATCGAGAAAAGCCGCGGGGAAGTCGACCAGATCACCGAGGAATTGCGCAAACGCGCTGAAGCGGATCTTCGCCTTGGGTTGGCCCGGCAACGCTCGCAGCTGGAGAACCCTGTCGTTCCGGCAGCACCCGTCAGCAATTCGGGCGGTGGAGGGAGTTCGAGAAATGCCAGCTCGATGGAGCGTGAGCGAGATGCAGTTCGCAAGCTCATCGCAGATCTGCAGGAAGAACTCACGCTTGTCCACGCCACGGAGGAAGCCAAGCGGGCCGCAGCGTCTTCGCGTCAGGCAGGCGCGGCGGCGACCGATGAAGAGCGCCGCCAAGTCGTTGCCCTCAACGAACAGATCTATCGCGAGACCGAAGCGCTGGAGGCCGTCGAGGCGGCACGCAAGGATTTTGCCGATGGCATGGATCAGTTGTCGACCGATGCGGTTGACGCCCTCGGCAACGTGATCGCTGGCACGGAAGACGCTGCCGATGCGTTCAAGAAGCTCGCCATCGAAATCGTGAAATCGGCCCTCACGGGGAAGGGTGCTTATTCAGACCTGTTCGCCGCCCTCGGTAAGGGCAACGGCGGCGGTGGAGGTGTTGGCGGTCTTCTCTCGGCAATCTTTGGCGGGGCTCCCGCCTTCAAAGCGAACACGACCTACGGCAGCTTCATCGGTGCGCCGGGCTTTGCCAATGGAACCGACAGTGCTCCGGGTGGCCTGGCCTGGGTGGGTGAGCGCGGCAAGGAACTCGTCAACCTGCCGCGCGGCTCACAGGTGATTCCGAACCATGATCTTTCGGGGCTGGATGGTTCGTCCATCAGCGCGCCCGTGTCGATCTCGATCGATGCCCGCGGTGCGGACAGAGAAGGGCTGGCGCGCGTCCAGGGGCAACTGGCCCGGCTGGAATCGGAGCTGCCTGCGCGCATCACGCGGCAAGTGCAGCAGATGCCGCGCGACCGGATCAAGGGGTACTGA
- a CDS encoding phage tail assembly chaperone: MGVMFRVATSPKGFAWSPATFWAATFTEYALAMDGASGRFDPAPIVSRQDIAFLARVHGKRPSIRNPKN, encoded by the coding sequence TTGGGCGTGATGTTTCGCGTCGCCACCTCGCCGAAGGGCTTTGCCTGGTCGCCTGCCACGTTCTGGGCGGCCACGTTCACCGAATATGCTCTCGCCATGGACGGTGCTTCCGGTCGCTTCGATCCCGCACCGATCGTCTCGCGTCAGGACATCGCGTTTCTCGCTCGCGTCCACGGCAAGCGACCCTCCATCCGCAATCCGAAAAATTGA
- a CDS encoding phage tail tube protein, whose amino-acid sequence MPLLGRNLTISRSDGAGAFVLVCITEQRSLEINNEEIDITKPSCTNPGGPLHAAFMYGIQTIRFTGNGAFVDDATLRQLVADSVNQVTETYQVSAPGVGTFEGDALFSITLSGEKTGELQGDFRFVMSGDVAFEALVP is encoded by the coding sequence ATGCCGCTTCTCGGCCGAAATCTGACTATTTCCCGTTCCGATGGCGCCGGCGCCTTCGTCCTCGTCTGCATTACCGAGCAGCGTTCGCTTGAGATCAACAATGAGGAGATCGACATCACGAAACCGTCCTGCACAAATCCGGGCGGGCCGCTGCATGCCGCTTTCATGTATGGGATCCAGACGATCCGCTTTACCGGCAACGGCGCCTTTGTCGACGACGCGACCTTGCGACAGCTCGTCGCCGACAGCGTCAACCAGGTCACCGAGACCTACCAGGTGTCGGCACCGGGCGTCGGAACCTTCGAAGGGGACGCGCTCTTCTCGATCACGCTTTCCGGCGAAAAGACGGGCGAGCTGCAAGGCGATTTTCGCTTCGTCATGTCGGGTGACGTCGCCTTCGAGGCGTTGGTGCCCTGA
- a CDS encoding head-tail joining protein: MIPPRPTVFDGMGAAITAAFGNVDAVFTIDGVSQPAVRARLRQRRDIDLGDEGGQAIEGTRHALAVDARLLAVPPVTGRDSVTISGTSYRIGNRLDDGRAMLRFILDGDI, from the coding sequence ATGATTCCGCCGCGGCCGACGGTGTTCGACGGCATGGGGGCGGCCATCACGGCCGCCTTCGGCAATGTCGACGCCGTGTTCACGATCGACGGCGTCAGCCAGCCAGCGGTCAGGGCTAGGTTGCGGCAACGTCGTGACATCGATCTGGGCGACGAAGGCGGGCAGGCGATCGAAGGAACGCGTCACGCCCTGGCGGTCGATGCTCGGCTGCTTGCCGTTCCGCCCGTCACCGGCCGCGACAGCGTCACGATTTCCGGCACCTCCTATCGCATCGGCAACCGCCTCGACGATGGCCGCGCCATGCTGCGCTTCATCCTCGATGGCGACATCTGA
- a CDS encoding major capsid protein — translation MPDILLNTAELIQVLPPRDRPEAFLRDTLFGTTVLSDSEEIIFDRILPDRELAPFVHPDVPGKDSANRGFKATSFTPAYVKPQNTLRPRQNMIRMPGERPAGDMTPAQRYAYNLAVMVDDQDLRITRREEAMCSQVIRTGQVIVQGEDYPTQTVNFGRDPALSIALAGAARWGEENVDPFDDIELWVQLLGDTDGFTAREVLLGPGAAGYLKRSPRFLEALDNRRADGGLFQLGPVSTGAEGRYHTVLGTIGQLTFVQYSQPYTEAGVKKNFWPSYGVGVLDPFGFMGHFAYGAILDNEVLVSIERYPDMWTEKNPSRTIVQTQSAPLPIAPEPNASLFALVR, via the coding sequence ATGCCCGATATCCTTCTCAATACGGCCGAACTGATCCAGGTTCTGCCGCCACGCGACCGGCCGGAGGCGTTTCTTCGCGATACGCTTTTCGGCACGACCGTGCTCTCCGACAGCGAGGAGATCATCTTCGACCGCATCCTGCCCGACCGCGAGCTCGCGCCCTTCGTCCATCCGGATGTACCGGGCAAGGATTCCGCCAATCGGGGCTTCAAAGCGACCAGCTTCACGCCCGCCTATGTCAAGCCTCAGAACACGCTTCGCCCTCGCCAGAACATGATCCGCATGCCCGGCGAACGGCCTGCCGGCGATATGACGCCGGCGCAGCGCTATGCCTACAATCTCGCCGTCATGGTCGACGACCAGGATCTGCGCATCACGCGCCGCGAAGAGGCCATGTGCTCCCAGGTCATCCGCACCGGCCAGGTGATCGTGCAGGGCGAGGACTATCCGACCCAGACCGTGAATTTCGGGCGGGATCCTGCTCTCAGCATCGCTTTGGCGGGTGCCGCCCGTTGGGGCGAGGAGAACGTCGATCCGTTCGACGACATCGAGCTTTGGGTTCAGCTTCTCGGTGACACCGATGGCTTCACGGCCCGCGAAGTCCTCCTCGGTCCCGGTGCGGCCGGCTACCTGAAGCGCAGCCCGCGATTCCTCGAAGCGCTCGACAATCGCCGCGCCGATGGCGGTCTTTTCCAGCTCGGCCCGGTCTCGACCGGTGCTGAGGGGCGCTATCATACAGTGCTTGGCACGATCGGACAGCTCACCTTCGTCCAGTATTCGCAGCCCTACACCGAGGCCGGCGTGAAGAAGAACTTCTGGCCGAGCTACGGCGTCGGCGTCCTTGATCCGTTCGGCTTCATGGGCCACTTCGCCTATGGCGCGATCCTCGACAACGAGGTGCTTGTCTCGATCGAGCGTTATCCTGACATGTGGACCGAGAAGAACCCCTCGCGCACGATCGTCCAGACCCAGTCGGCACCGTTGCCGATCGCGCCTGAACCCAACGCGTCGCTCTTCGCCCTGGTTCGCTAA
- a CDS encoding head decoration protein — translation MAEATFAPNDLLVSDVQVVTRNITIAQGQDLPRGAVLGRVTATDSYVLSASAAVDGSEDPALVLAFDVDATAAPVVAAAYAGGAFDSTKLTLGAGHTPATVETAFRAAGTALFVRVLK, via the coding sequence ATGGCTGAAGCCACCTTCGCTCCGAACGATCTTCTCGTTTCCGATGTCCAGGTCGTGACCCGCAACATCACGATCGCCCAGGGTCAGGACCTGCCGCGTGGCGCGGTCCTCGGCCGCGTCACCGCGACCGACAGCTACGTGCTCTCCGCATCGGCGGCGGTCGACGGTTCGGAAGATCCTGCACTGGTTCTCGCGTTCGACGTCGATGCCACCGCCGCACCGGTCGTCGCAGCCGCTTATGCCGGTGGAGCGTTCGATAGCACCAAGTTGACGCTCGGCGCCGGCCACACGCCTGCAACCGTCGAGACCGCCTTCCGGGCTGCCGGAACGGCGCTCTTCGTCCGCGTCCTGAAATAG